The window TTTTCaaaaattgtccgtttcgcgtatagttagtcccgttgggttcgtaagatttttacgaattaaacggtggtctcggaaaaatttaactcgcaccgagcgagaagatatgtaccgttataaattcgggtggaattacttTCTTTTAttgtaataaaattatatatttacacttttaacctctgaaaaaatgtaaacttgaggggtcgttgtaTAAATGTAGCCGAAGTTGagggtgtgaacgcaaactcaaaataaTTGAAACTATACACTTTCCATCACAATGTATGTaagtgttaatgttaatgttaattgaTTACGGAGTACGTATTTCCGTATATTAAGTAACTCGAAAGTTAAGTGAGTTTAATTGATCGGATTTTACTGGATAATGCATCACGGGGCGGTTACCGATGATTGCGGATTTTTTTCTCGCCCTGATTGTGTCCCACATTTTATGACATTTAAACCCTAAATCAAAATTACGACGACGCAACGGCAACGACACTCGATTTTACTTCATCTTGTTCAATTCATCAATTGAAACCTTTTCATCAAAGGTATTTTATCTCTTAACATTTTTGTATGTAGTGAACCGAGTCCAATCTCTTAACTCCTGTTGTGGTTTCTTCAAATTTTTGTTTACTAATTTACATATTATGTACCGTATCTTCTGTTTTTAGTCTCTTATTACTTTATTAGTTTACtagttattatgatttttattgttCAGGATAGATATATGTAGTTATATATGATTACCTTGAGAATGTACGTTTTGAATTTTGATATAGTGTAATGATGTTGTTGCTTGATATTATTCAAAATGACATCATGTGGTTTCTTCGAATTGTTGTTTACTGATTTACATATTATGTatcgtatattcggttttacgtcTCTTAGTTTACTACTgctagtttttattatttttattattcagGATAGATAGATGTAATATAAAAGTATGTTTCGATatagtgtgatgatgttgttggatGATATTATTCAATTTGACATCATCTGACACGGATGAATATAATGTGAAATCTGCAGAACTattagtaatgattcataattgtaTACTAAATGCAAATTACTAGTTAAAAATGCAAGTACATACACCACTgccacaaatatatatattatatatatatatatatatatatatatatatatatatatatatatatatatatatatatatatatatatataatccactcaTATGTAGTTGAAATTCACGGATATGAACAATTAATTTAAGTACTCAAGTCAACAGCGTTTATTCTAATTGTTACATGCTATTAAATTGCAGCCTTTGAAGATGATAAGAGAAGGCAAGACGATGGTTTAGCAATCTGTGTTCGATTTCATATTTGTATTAAGGTGATTAGTGGTAGGGAATGGATTCTAGGCATAGTAAAATGAGAACAAATGTAGAAGGTGATAGATTAAGTAGCTTACCAGACGAACTTATTCATAAGATCCTCTCTTTTATTGACATTCAAGAGGTTATTAGCATGAGTGCATTATCATCTAGATGGAGGTATGTTTGGACTTCGTTGCCTTATCTCAATTTCTCAAGCGAGGATTTCTACATCGATGACAAAGAGGATTTCTTTCTTAGAAGATTTATCAAATTTGCTATGAATGTGTTGTCCCGTCGTAACACTCAAGTTTAAGTTTCTTCAATCAATCTCGGTTGTGATATGTGTGAGTCGGCTCATGTCAAAACAATTATGGAATACGCATTCTCTAACCATGTCGAACGTATGGCTCTTACACGTCTGTCCTCTAGCAACTGTGATTTCCCCCTGTCCCTCTTTAGTTCTGAGTCCCTCAAACATCTCACCTTGACAGGCTCTCAATACGGTCACTTGTTAATCTGTGCATCAACATGGGAGCTCCTAGCTTTAACAACATTATATCTTGATTATGTCacattttatgatgatgatgatactgatCGTAAGGGCGTTGGTCTTTTTTCCAAGTGCATAAACTTGCAGAATCTCACCTTGATACACTGTGAGGTGAAGGGATTGGATGGTTTTTATATAAGTCATCCCACAATTTCTAAACTCGCGCTTGAATATGGAGATGGGAAGGTTGTAAATGTGGTAGCACCTAAACTGGTGAATCTTATCATTAGGGACTGCGGACGTAAACATCTTATTTCTGCACCTGaacttgtatactttcattttaaaGGTTTTAATCCTTTGGATGTCTCTGCAGATGGTTTTCCTTTATTGGAGACCATGAATCTTTGTATTGAAAATCTTGAAAAGGGGGATGTGCATAAAATTGTCAGTTTTTATCAACAGCTCATCACTGTCAAATTTCTGACAGTTAACTTGGAACTCGTTGAGGTATGTAGTTCTTTATGTTAATATATCATTATTGTTAAGATTTGGCATCTGAATAACAACGTACTAATATTCATTGATGAATTTTTGTACACGTAACGAGGAAATTGGCATTAACTCTTTCTGTCTGTGATTATCTTATGATAATCCTTTTGCAGTTTCTTTCCTCTCAATCGAAATTGATATCACAGCAACCTTCTCCGTTTGCTAACTTAAGGAGTTTAAAGATTTATCCAGAAAATTTAGATATTGATCGGAAAAGATCTATGTCTACTAAAGTCAAAAACTATTTTCTAAGTCATTCTCCGGGTGCTGCGTTTACTATGATCCCACGTGAGGTATGTACATTTTACACCATTATAAATGCTTATCTGCCATGATTATTTATTGTTGTTACTTAAAGTTGTAAAGATTAATGAAACGTAATCGGCATATCGCTTATACCCTCGTCTTACATTTTAATAGAACTGAACTTAACGAGTTTAGGTCACCTGATCAGCCTTTATCTCAGTCTGTCGTATATCTTCAAGCTGAAACAGTGTGTTTTTTTTATTAGAATTTAGTTTGACTGCTGTATTTGAGTCTATTAAAAAACAGGTTCAAGTCTTTGTTTTTTCAGTGGTTAGCAAACGTGTTTTATCATGACATGAGATATTTTCACCGAGAGAAATATTGCGTTgattgatcgagtttaagtgggttGCGGTTGAGATTGAGATTTCAAGCTTACGTTCTAGATGGTTAGATTTTGTTTTTGAAGAATAAATTTTTCATTCTCTAACATGTTTTCATTTTGTTGTTTTACAGTAATGACAACTTTTTTTGTGCATAAATGTATTCTTGAATCACAAGTGTGATATATGCATATTGAATTATTGATATAAGAATTTATGATGACAAATGGAAATTGTTGTTATGAGTGCTGCAGGAGGCTAGATGTTTGTCAATGGCTAGATGCTTACGTGACTTCATTGCAAACTCTCGGGTGTGGCTAAAGAGAGAGAAACTTGGTATACAGAGGAATATGGCTCGTATAGGTCAAGATAAACCGCAAGTTGAGAACCAGATGGCACAACAAGGGACACAAATGCAACATCACTTTTGGGGCTTGACAGCACCAATTAAGAGCTGGTGGATAGATATGAAATTGGAGATTGACTTAGGGAAATCAAAAATTGATGACATCGTTACAAGGTTGGAATTTATTCAAGGTAAAATTGTGCAAATTCCTGCATCAAAAAGAGATATGGTTCTTGCACCTTTTATTAGTCTGATTGCAGAGGCTAACACTGTTATATGTGAAATAATGGAGTGCATGAAGATCCAATTTAGTGCAGACCAAAGCAAGCTAAATGTCTGCTTTCAAGATCTTATTGCATAGCGTTAATCTTCATGCAAGTTTTTGATTTCCCACGTACTCGCTTATTAGAACTTCATTTAGTAGAATCTCATTATCAATTATCATGAAATGGAACTTGAAAACCTATCTACTTTATTTTCTATTATCTCTGTTAATTGTATCTTGTTGGAGTTTTATGTGTAGACACGGATTCATTTTGTTTTAAAAGTTATGTCCTTGGAGTACCTTCTTGTTATTGATTCTAGTTTTATATGAAAGAGAGTCTTCCTTTGGTTGAATCACTTTATATGAAAACAAATATGTGTCAAAACTATTGGTTGCCAGATTTAGAAATGGAACCTGAACGATCCTCAAACCCTCGTAAAAATCAACTTACAACGTCAATTATAGTATAATCATGGAGGTAATTGCATATTAACCAAGTGTTTAATCCATAATTTATGGTTTTCCAGGATGATCAGATGGTGCGGTTAATCTGGTTATCATGTCATTATAATTGATCTACCATCTTTACTTTACTATTTAAGTTAATACATGGAGTTTGTGATGCTCCAGAATTCAGGGAAGGTTTGTTTACTTGTAGATGAAAATGTGGGAAAGCTTAGATCTTTGATGATGATAATTGAGTGGTACTTTGAATAACAACAGAGTCAATATGATactttaaattataatatatacatacatacattataatatttgtttaaaatttCCGGTTTTAATGAAGTATCCAAAACCAAAATGATGCTTTTGATTAAGTAAAGAGCTCATCCAAATGCTTAGGTCCTCGTACCTTAAGTAACAGACATTAAGTGACTTACATCAAGTAACAGGCTCGAAATATGTTTTAAGAGAACTGTGTTCACACAAACACttgtttataattatattatttaatattttataattgTATGTATTTTAAGTCAACATCAAAAAAGGTAACTTACTTTCTTACTTCTGTcaattcaacaacaacaacaaaacccaataccacataagtggtgtatggagaagtgagatgtagacaatccttcccctatccggaaataaagacaagtcatttctccacttagagtgaaaacactctcaaaagtagagaaagtcatctctctctgttcgacggatagagagattgcttccgagtggacctccggccaataagtaggaaaaaagtttttaaaaaaataaaattgaattaaaaataaaattgagacgccatgaaaatggtaaaatcaaattttcatgggttttaaatcctg of the Rutidosis leptorrhynchoides isolate AG116_Rl617_1_P2 chromosome 5, CSIRO_AGI_Rlap_v1, whole genome shotgun sequence genome contains:
- the LOC139850031 gene encoding uncharacterized protein — encoded protein: MEYAFSNHVERMALTRLSSSNCDFPLSLFSSESLKHLTLTGSQYGHLLICASTWELLALTTLYLDYVTFYDDDDTDRKGVGLFSKCINLQNLTLIHCEVKGLDGFYISHPTISKLALEYGDGKVVNVVAPKLVNLIIRDCGRKHLISAPELVYFHFKGFNPLDVSADGFPLLETMNLCIENLEKGDVHKIVSFYQQLITVKFLTVNLELVEFLSSQSKLISQQPSPFANLRSLKIYPENLDIDRKRSMSTKVKNYFLSHSPGAAFTMIPREEARCLSMARCLRDFIANSRVWLKREKLGIQRNMARIGQDKPQVENQMAQQGTQMQHHFWGLTAPIKSWWIDMKLEIDLGKSKIDDIVTRLEFIQGKIVQIPASKRDMVLAPFISLIAEANTVICEIMECMKIQFSADQSKLNVCFQDLIA